A window from Zavarzinia compransoris encodes these proteins:
- a CDS encoding TetR/AcrR family transcriptional regulator, whose amino-acid sequence MTLASSGGARRPRQRRSAITRDRVAQVALGLFNAQGYTPVTTNAIAEACGISTGSLYYHFRHREDVLWYLFQRVEARVRGLFIDSPFKDTGLALLRRQLVAVAEILTEYRFFFPDQTAILRRDERVAAAFLGLQTDVVGAMRGQLAGWLRPAHQGDRLVPPDAEGLARALWLMMTNWVTYLHSRGESVETAAVAGAVPVALALLDPYIPL is encoded by the coding sequence ATGACCCTGGCCAGTTCCGGCGGGGCGCGCCGGCCGCGGCAGCGCCGCTCCGCCATCACCCGCGACCGGGTGGCGCAGGTGGCGCTCGGCCTGTTCAATGCCCAGGGCTATACGCCGGTCACCACCAATGCGATCGCCGAGGCCTGCGGCATTTCGACGGGCAGTCTCTACTACCACTTCCGCCATCGGGAAGACGTGCTCTGGTACCTGTTCCAGCGGGTCGAGGCGCGGGTGCGCGGCCTTTTCATCGACTCGCCGTTCAAGGATACGGGGCTGGCGCTGCTGCGCCGGCAATTGGTCGCGGTGGCCGAAATCCTGACCGAATACCGCTTCTTCTTTCCCGACCAGACCGCGATCCTGCGCCGGGACGAGCGGGTGGCGGCCGCCTTTCTCGGCCTCCAGACCGATGTGGTCGGGGCGATGCGCGGGCAATTGGCCGGCTGGCTGCGGCCTGCGCACCAGGGCGACCGCCTGGTGCCGCCGGATGCGGAGGGGCTGGCCCGGGCGCTGTGGCTGATGATGACCAATTGGGTGACCTACCTCCATTCCCGCGGCGAATCCGTCGAAACCGCCGCGGTGGCGGGGGCGGTGCCGGTGGCGCTCGCCCTGCTCGATCCTTATATTCCGCTCTGA
- the fliF gene encoding flagellar basal-body MS-ring/collar protein FliF, whose amino-acid sequence MNELLTRLRALGLRRLLALGGVTVAVVAFLAFAANRMTAPSYALLYGDLALADSGQIVQKLEELKVPYQLSADGTRIMVPEDQVARLRMTMAESGMPAGGSMGYEIFDRGDAIGTTSFVQNINHLRALEGEIARSIGSIDRIAAARVHLVLPQRQLFARETEPPSASIVLKLRSGSLDGAQVRAIQQLTAAAVPGLKPERVSIVDDRGNLLAAGNGDALAADPAQAAATKTREYEARLRRSLEQLIASSVGADKVRAEVTAELDYDRVTTQTETYDPDGQVVRSTQTVTDRSRNTEGGNGPVTVQGNLPGGQNQGGGAGQSSSADRSEETTNYEISRTQQTTMQEGGRVKRISVAILVDGTYQAQADGSRSYQPRSQQELEQLETLVKSAIGFDQQRGDQVRVVNLPFVDTSLPADGGTGDAGFLGMTKADYFKIGEIAILGLVALLLTLFVIRPLVARLLGPVPGATPALAGAGALAGMPGAMPGQAALPGPDGRPMLAGPAGAATAEDEFEQMVDIANIEGRVKASSLKKVGEIVQRHPEEAIAIMRNWMYREQ is encoded by the coding sequence ATGAACGAGTTGCTGACGCGATTGAGGGCGCTGGGCCTGCGCCGCCTGCTGGCGCTGGGCGGCGTGACCGTGGCCGTGGTCGCCTTCCTCGCCTTTGCCGCCAACCGTATGACGGCACCGTCCTATGCCTTGCTCTACGGCGACCTCGCCCTCGCCGACTCAGGCCAGATCGTCCAGAAGCTGGAGGAACTGAAGGTCCCCTACCAATTGTCCGCCGACGGCACCCGCATCATGGTGCCCGAGGACCAGGTCGCCCGCCTGCGCATGACCATGGCCGAAAGCGGCATGCCCGCCGGCGGCTCCATGGGCTACGAGATCTTCGACCGCGGCGATGCCATCGGCACCACCAGCTTCGTCCAGAACATCAACCATCTCCGCGCGCTCGAGGGCGAGATCGCCCGCTCCATCGGCTCGATCGACCGGATCGCCGCCGCCCGCGTCCACCTCGTGCTGCCGCAGCGCCAGCTCTTCGCCCGCGAGACCGAGCCGCCCTCCGCCTCGATCGTCCTGAAGCTGCGCTCGGGCAGCCTGGACGGCGCCCAGGTCCGCGCCATCCAGCAATTGACCGCCGCCGCCGTGCCCGGCCTGAAGCCGGAGCGGGTCTCGATCGTCGACGACCGGGGCAACCTGCTGGCCGCCGGCAACGGCGATGCGCTGGCCGCCGATCCGGCCCAGGCCGCCGCCACCAAGACCCGGGAATACGAAGCGCGCCTGCGCCGCTCGCTCGAACAATTGATCGCGTCGTCGGTCGGGGCCGACAAGGTCCGCGCCGAGGTGACGGCCGAACTCGACTACGACCGCGTCACCACCCAGACCGAAACCTATGATCCGGACGGCCAGGTGGTGCGCTCCACCCAGACCGTCACCGACCGCTCGCGCAACACCGAGGGCGGCAACGGCCCGGTCACCGTCCAGGGCAACCTGCCGGGCGGCCAGAACCAGGGCGGCGGCGCCGGCCAGTCCTCCTCCGCCGACCGCAGCGAGGAGACGACCAACTACGAAATCTCCCGCACCCAGCAGACCACGATGCAGGAAGGCGGCCGGGTGAAGCGGATTTCCGTCGCCATCCTGGTCGACGGCACCTATCAGGCCCAGGCCGACGGCAGCCGCAGCTACCAGCCGCGCAGCCAGCAGGAACTGGAACAGCTGGAAACCCTGGTCAAATCCGCCATCGGCTTCGACCAGCAGCGCGGCGACCAGGTCCGCGTCGTCAACCTGCCCTTCGTCGACACCAGCCTGCCGGCGGACGGCGGCACGGGCGACGCCGGCTTCCTCGGCATGACCAAGGCCGACTATTTCAAGATCGGCGAGATCGCGATCCTCGGCCTCGTTGCCCTGCTGCTCACCCTCTTCGTCATCCGGCCGCTGGTCGCCCGCCTGCTGGGCCCGGTGCCGGGGGCGACCCCGGCGCTGGCCGGCGCCGGCGCCCTGGCGGGAATGCCGGGGGCCATGCCCGGCCAGGCCGCCCTGCCCGGCCCGGACGGCCGCCCGATGCTGGCCGGCCCGGCCGGCGCCGCCACGGCCGAGGACGAGTTCGAGCAGATGGTCGACATCGCCAATATCGAGGGCCGGGTGAAGGCGTCGAGCCTGAAGAAGGTCGGCGAGATCGTCCAGCGCCACCCGGAAGAGGCGATCGCGATCATGCGCAACTGGATGTATCGGGAGCAGTGA
- a CDS encoding HAD family hydrolase produces the protein MSAVVFDLGKVLIDWDPRYLYRRHFGADVAAMEEFLSSVCTMAWHTRCDAGVPMVENVRSLAARHPDKAGLIEAWEREWPAMFAGPIAGTVALLERLDARGVPLYAITNYPADKWAEGLAQFPFLARFRDILVSGIEKLAKPDPAIFDLAIRRFGLLPGQSLFIDDLAANVAAAAEAGFQVHHFKGPAGLEADLSARGLL, from the coding sequence TTGTCCGCGGTCGTCTTCGATCTCGGCAAGGTCCTGATCGACTGGGACCCGCGCTATCTCTACCGCCGGCACTTCGGTGCCGATGTCGCGGCGATGGAAGAGTTCCTCTCCTCCGTCTGCACCATGGCCTGGCACACCCGCTGCGATGCGGGCGTCCCCATGGTCGAGAATGTCCGCAGCCTCGCGGCGCGCCATCCCGACAAGGCCGGCCTGATCGAAGCCTGGGAACGGGAATGGCCGGCCATGTTCGCCGGCCCGATCGCGGGCACCGTCGCCCTGCTCGAACGGCTCGACGCCCGGGGCGTGCCGCTTTACGCCATCACCAACTACCCGGCCGACAAATGGGCCGAGGGGCTGGCGCAATTCCCCTTCCTTGCCCGCTTCCGGGATATTCTCGTCTCCGGCATCGAGAAACTGGCCAAGCCCGATCCGGCGATCTTCGATCTCGCCATCCGGCGCTTCGGCCTCCTGCCCGGGCAGAGCCTGTTCATCGACGACCTGGCCGCCAATGTCGCCGCGGCGGCAGAGGCCGGCTTCCAGGTCCATCATTTCAAGGGGCCGGCCGGGCTCGAAGCCGATCTTTCCGCGCGCGGCCTTCTCTGA
- a CDS encoding CorA family divalent cation transporter codes for MDTPAPHPDTTEPPRRRVTAYAPVDGAVVPLGLVPGAERPPGLIWIDMVAPSAADRQQVEAWTGLTLPSAAAMRDIAASQRFRRRGQRLRLILPVIELDGMGQFSVQPAAFILTEDLLITLREGEPNAFRQFADDLVERDPGELISGEDMLVGLLEAAIDHMADLLEQTGRELAPLSRRVFTATGSLTGQGRRLDRHLQVILRQVGKLGDRVAVMLYAIGWLDPLPEFLADLSHHAFSAEQLRRIDLMDRDLAGLERTADHTLSRVQILLDATMGTISMRQTAINKVMSIAATIFLPPTLIGTIYGMNFQAMPELGWPWGYPLALLAMVVSGVAPYLFIKWRGWL; via the coding sequence ATGGATACGCCCGCCCCTCATCCCGATACCACCGAGCCGCCGCGCCGCCGGGTCACCGCCTATGCCCCGGTCGACGGCGCCGTGGTGCCGCTCGGCCTCGTGCCCGGGGCGGAACGGCCGCCGGGCCTGATCTGGATCGACATGGTCGCGCCCTCGGCGGCGGACCGGCAGCAGGTGGAAGCCTGGACCGGCCTGACGCTGCCCTCGGCCGCGGCGATGCGCGACATCGCCGCCAGCCAGCGCTTCCGCCGCCGGGGCCAGCGCCTGCGCCTGATCCTGCCGGTGATCGAACTGGACGGCATGGGCCAGTTCTCGGTCCAGCCCGCCGCCTTCATCCTGACCGAGGACCTGCTGATCACGCTCCGCGAGGGCGAGCCGAACGCCTTCCGCCAGTTCGCCGACGACCTGGTGGAGCGCGACCCGGGCGAATTGATCTCGGGCGAGGATATGCTGGTCGGCCTGCTCGAAGCGGCAATCGACCATATGGCCGATCTTCTCGAACAGACCGGGCGGGAACTGGCGCCCCTGTCGCGCCGGGTCTTCACCGCGACCGGCAGCCTGACCGGCCAGGGCCGCCGGCTGGACCGGCACCTGCAGGTGATCCTGCGCCAGGTCGGCAAGCTGGGCGACCGGGTGGCGGTCATGCTCTATGCCATCGGCTGGCTCGACCCCCTGCCGGAATTCCTGGCCGACCTGTCGCACCACGCCTTCTCGGCCGAGCAATTACGCCGCATCGACCTGATGGACCGCGACCTCGCCGGCCTCGAACGGACGGCGGACCATACCCTGTCCCGGGTGCAGATCCTGCTCGATGCCACCATGGGCACGATTTCCATGCGCCAGACCGCGATCAACAAGGTGATGTCGATCGCCGCCACCATATTCCTGCCGCCCACCCTGATCGGCACGATCTACGGCATGAATTTCCAGGCCATGCCGGAATTGGGCTGGCCCTGGGGCTATCCGCTCGCCCTTCTGGCCATGGTGGTCTCGGGCGTCGCGCCCTATCTGTTCATCAAGTGGCGCGGCTGGCTCTGA
- the ykgO gene encoding type B 50S ribosomal protein L36 gives MKIVNSLKSLKTRHRDCRVIRRRGRVYVINKTQRRYKARQG, from the coding sequence ATGAAGATCGTCAATTCGCTGAAGTCGCTGAAGACCCGTCACCGTGACTGCCGCGTGATCCGCCGCCGCGGCCGCGTCTACGTCATCAACAAGACCCAGCGCCGCTACAAGGCCCGCCAGGGCTGA
- the fliN gene encoding flagellar motor switch protein FliN, which produces MPADRDLNFEELQAAQGQTAEDGEITRAAQDLEAVFDIPVSVSAVLGKSRLQVSQLLRIGKGAVIELDRKVGEAIDIYVNNRLVARGEVVVVEDRLGITMTEIIKGDRR; this is translated from the coding sequence ATGCCCGCCGACCGCGACCTGAACTTCGAGGAACTGCAAGCCGCCCAGGGCCAGACGGCCGAGGACGGCGAGATCACCCGCGCCGCCCAGGACCTCGAAGCCGTGTTCGACATCCCGGTCTCGGTCTCCGCCGTGCTCGGCAAGTCCCGGCTCCAGGTCAGCCAGTTGCTGCGCATCGGCAAGGGCGCGGTGATCGAGCTGGACCGCAAGGTGGGCGAGGCGATCGACATCTATGTGAACAACAGGCTGGTGGCGCGCGGCGAGGTGGTGGTGGTCGAGGACCGTCTCGGCATCACCATGACCGAGATCATCAAGGGCGACCGGCGCTGA
- a CDS encoding crotonase/enoyl-CoA hydratase family protein, giving the protein MSERHEDGQITTTLLDGGVFAICIDRAEKRNGFTPKMLIELADAYTAFEERDDARVALLHAAGGHFTGGLDLPKMAAYQQSGEALFPADKVDPLGLHGRRASKPVVVATAGICFTIGIELILAADVAVAASDSRFAQLEVKRGIMAYGGATIRMAQRAGWGNAMKLILTGDDFDAETAKAYGFVQEIVPAGEEYAAALAIARRIAAQAPLAVQASLANARLALMEGPKAAIGDLSAITARLAATEDAAEGVASFREKRPPAYRGR; this is encoded by the coding sequence ATGAGCGAGCGTCACGAGGACGGACAGATCACGACGACCCTGCTGGACGGCGGCGTCTTCGCCATCTGCATCGACCGGGCGGAGAAGCGGAACGGCTTCACCCCGAAGATGCTGATCGAACTGGCCGACGCCTATACCGCCTTCGAGGAGCGGGACGATGCTCGCGTCGCCCTGCTGCATGCGGCGGGCGGCCATTTCACCGGCGGCCTGGACCTGCCGAAGATGGCGGCCTATCAGCAAAGCGGCGAGGCCCTGTTCCCGGCCGACAAGGTCGATCCCCTGGGCCTGCACGGCCGGCGCGCCTCGAAACCGGTGGTGGTCGCGACCGCCGGCATCTGCTTTACCATCGGCATCGAACTGATTCTCGCCGCCGATGTCGCGGTCGCCGCCAGCGACAGCCGCTTCGCCCAATTGGAAGTGAAGCGCGGCATCATGGCCTATGGCGGCGCCACCATCCGCATGGCCCAGCGCGCCGGCTGGGGCAATGCCATGAAGCTGATCCTGACCGGCGACGATTTCGACGCCGAAACCGCCAAGGCCTATGGCTTCGTGCAGGAGATCGTGCCCGCAGGCGAGGAATATGCGGCAGCCCTGGCGATCGCCCGCCGCATCGCGGCCCAGGCGCCGCTGGCCGTGCAGGCCAGCCTCGCCAATGCCCGCCTCGCCCTGATGGAAGGGCCGAAGGCGGCGATCGGCGACCTCTCCGCAATCACCGCCCGCCTCGCCGCGACCGAAGATGCGGCGGAAGGCGTCGCCTCGTTCCGGGAGAAGCGCCCGCCCGCCTATCGCGGGCGTTGA
- the flhA gene encoding flagellar biosynthesis protein FlhA — translation MSDGTKSNGFDAGALLGRLQAALRSGDVLLAMGVIIILTVLIFPMPGWLLDISLALSITLSVLILMTSLFIEKPLDFSAFPTVLLIATMLRLALNLASTRLILEFGHEGTHAAGDVIAAFGDLIMGGNFLIGIIVFAILVIVNFVVITKGSGRIAEVAARFTLDAMPGKQMAIDADLSAGLLTEDEARKRRSELEQESTFFGAMDGAAKFVRGDAIAGLLITAINLIGGIIIGTMQEGMSAGDAMRTYSTLTVGDGLVSQFPALIVSTAAGLMVTKGGTRGTADKAFFGQLGGSARAMGMASALAFVLALLPGMPAPPFLILAAGAGYAAYRIERKQTGDAEAATARTEAEQRRAVPAEEPISAALAIDSIRLELGYGLIPLINDATGTRITDQIKALRRQIAAEMGFVMPSVRILDNVSLPPNTYVLRLKEMEAGKGDIRPHMLLAMDPRGDAVSLPGEPTVEPTFGLAATWIDPSLREEAQFRGLTVVDPATVISTHLTEMVKDNMAELLSYAETQKLLDELPKPQQKLVADLIPSRFTLAGVQRVLQQLLSERISIRDLPTILEGIGEAVGYSQNVMIITEHVRSRLARQISFSNTGAGGYIPLLPLSPDWEQAFAEALIGPGEEKQLTLAPSRLQQFIQAVKQAFDRIGADGELPVLLTSPAIRPYVRSIIERFRPQTVVMSQNEIHPRARIRTLGQI, via the coding sequence ATGAGCGACGGCACCAAGTCCAACGGCTTCGACGCCGGCGCCCTGCTCGGGCGCTTGCAGGCGGCGCTGCGCAGCGGCGACGTGCTGCTGGCGATGGGCGTCATCATCATCCTGACGGTGCTGATCTTCCCGATGCCCGGCTGGCTGCTGGACATTTCGCTGGCGCTGTCGATCACGCTGTCCGTGCTGATCCTGATGACGTCCCTGTTCATCGAGAAACCGCTCGACTTCAGCGCCTTCCCGACCGTTCTCCTGATCGCCACCATGCTGCGGCTGGCGCTGAACCTTGCCTCGACCCGGCTGATCCTCGAATTCGGCCACGAGGGGACGCATGCCGCGGGCGATGTCATCGCCGCTTTCGGCGACCTCATCATGGGCGGCAACTTCCTGATCGGCATCATCGTCTTCGCCATCCTGGTGATCGTGAACTTCGTCGTCATCACCAAGGGCTCGGGCCGCATCGCCGAGGTCGCGGCGCGTTTCACCCTGGACGCCATGCCCGGCAAGCAGATGGCGATCGACGCCGACCTTTCCGCCGGCCTGCTGACCGAGGACGAGGCGCGCAAGCGGCGCAGCGAGCTGGAACAGGAATCGACCTTCTTCGGCGCCATGGACGGTGCCGCCAAATTCGTCCGCGGCGACGCCATCGCCGGCCTGCTGATCACCGCGATCAACCTGATCGGCGGCATCATCATCGGCACCATGCAGGAAGGCATGTCGGCCGGCGACGCCATGCGCACCTATTCGACCCTGACCGTCGGCGACGGCCTGGTCTCGCAGTTCCCGGCCCTGATCGTCTCGACCGCCGCCGGCCTGATGGTGACCAAGGGCGGCACGCGCGGCACCGCCGACAAAGCCTTCTTCGGCCAGCTGGGCGGTTCCGCCCGGGCCATGGGCATGGCCTCGGCGCTGGCCTTCGTGCTCGCCCTGCTGCCGGGCATGCCGGCGCCGCCGTTCCTGATCCTGGCCGCCGGCGCCGGCTATGCCGCCTATCGGATCGAGCGCAAGCAGACCGGCGACGCCGAAGCCGCGACTGCCCGCACCGAAGCCGAGCAGCGCCGCGCCGTGCCGGCGGAGGAACCGATCTCGGCCGCGCTGGCCATCGACAGCATCCGCCTCGAACTCGGCTACGGCCTGATCCCGCTGATCAACGACGCGACGGGCACCCGCATCACCGACCAGATCAAGGCGCTGCGCCGGCAGATCGCGGCCGAGATGGGCTTCGTCATGCCCTCGGTGCGCATTCTCGACAATGTCTCGCTGCCGCCCAATACCTATGTCCTGCGCCTGAAGGAGATGGAGGCCGGCAAGGGCGACATCCGCCCGCACATGCTGCTGGCCATGGACCCCCGGGGCGATGCGGTCAGCCTGCCGGGCGAACCCACGGTCGAACCCACCTTCGGCCTGGCGGCGACCTGGATCGACCCGTCCTTGCGTGAGGAAGCCCAGTTCCGCGGCCTGACCGTGGTCGATCCCGCCACCGTGATCAGCACCCATCTGACCGAGATGGTGAAGGACAACATGGCGGAACTGCTGTCCTATGCCGAGACCCAGAAGCTCCTGGACGAATTGCCGAAGCCGCAGCAGAAACTGGTGGCCGACCTGATCCCCAGCCGCTTCACCCTGGCCGGCGTCCAGCGCGTGCTGCAACAGCTGCTCTCGGAACGGATCTCGATCCGCGACCTGCCGACCATCCTGGAGGGCATCGGCGAAGCGGTCGGTTACAGCCAGAACGTCATGATCATCACCGAGCATGTGCGCAGCCGGCTGGCGCGCCAGATCTCCTTCTCGAATACCGGCGCCGGGGGCTATATTCCGCTGCTGCCGCTGTCGCCCGACTGGGAACAGGCCTTCGCGGAGGCCCTGATCGGCCCGGGCGAGGAAAAGCAGCTGACGCTGGCGCCCAGCCGCTTGCAGCAATTCATCCAGGCGGTGAAACAGGCCTTCGACCGGATCGGCGCCGACGGCGAACTGCCGGTGCTGCTGACCAGCCCGGCGATCAGGCCCTATGTCCGCTCGATCATCGAACGGTTCCGGCCGCAGACGGTCGTCATGTCGCAGAATGAGATCCACCCCCGTGCGCGCATCCGCACGCTGGGCCAGATCTGA
- the fliG gene encoding flagellar motor switch protein FliG codes for MAAKDDTRPLSGPEKAAVLMLALGEDHGAPLWRLMDDDEIKEISSAMATLGRINANMVERVFIEFASQMTTSGNLIGSFESTERLLSKSLPGDRVTQIMEEIRGPAGRTMWDKLGNVNEQVLAAYLKNEYPQTVAVVLSKIKPEHAARVLANLPEDFALEVVNRMLRMESVQKEVLDKVEQTLRTEFMSNLARTARRDAHELIAEIFNNLDRGTEAKFITALEERNRESADKIKALMFTFEDLQKLDPNGVQVLMRAIEKSRLALALKGASDTLRDMFFSNMSERAAKLLREEMEQMGPVRLRDVDEAQMQMVQSAKELAAQGQIVLAENKGDDELIY; via the coding sequence ATGGCCGCCAAGGACGACACCCGCCCCCTGAGCGGCCCCGAGAAGGCCGCCGTTCTCATGCTCGCGCTCGGCGAGGATCACGGCGCGCCCCTGTGGCGCCTGATGGACGACGACGAGATCAAGGAAATCTCGTCCGCCATGGCGACGCTCGGCCGGATCAACGCCAATATGGTCGAGCGCGTGTTCATCGAATTCGCCTCGCAGATGACCACGTCCGGCAACCTGATCGGTTCCTTCGAATCGACGGAACGCCTGCTGTCCAAGTCGCTGCCCGGCGACCGCGTCACCCAGATCATGGAAGAGATCCGCGGCCCCGCCGGCCGCACCATGTGGGACAAGCTCGGCAATGTGAACGAGCAGGTCCTGGCCGCCTACCTGAAGAACGAATATCCCCAGACCGTCGCCGTCGTCCTGTCCAAGATCAAGCCGGAACACGCCGCCCGCGTGCTCGCCAACCTGCCCGAGGATTTCGCCCTCGAAGTCGTCAACCGCATGCTGCGCATGGAATCGGTGCAGAAGGAAGTGCTGGACAAGGTCGAGCAGACGCTGCGCACCGAATTCATGTCGAACCTCGCCCGCACGGCCCGGCGCGACGCCCACGAACTGATCGCCGAGATCTTCAACAACCTGGACCGCGGCACCGAGGCGAAATTCATCACCGCCCTGGAGGAGCGCAACCGCGAGAGTGCCGACAAGATCAAGGCGCTGATGTTCACCTTCGAGGACTTGCAGAAGCTCGACCCGAACGGCGTGCAGGTGCTGATGCGCGCGATCGAGAAGAGCCGCCTTGCGCTGGCCCTCAAGGGCGCGTCGGACACGCTGCGCGACATGTTCTTCTCCAACATGTCGGAACGCGCGGCCAAGCTGCTGCGCGAGGAGATGGAGCAGATGGGGCCGGTCCGGCTGCGCGACGTCGACGAGGCGCAGATGCAGATGGTGCAGAGCGCCAAGGAACTCGCCGCCCAGGGTCAGATCGTCCTTGCCGAGAACAAGGGCGACGACGAGCTGATCTATTGA
- a CDS encoding FliH/SctL family protein: protein MNRDPVKFTFDTDFNPNPARPKKTAAPPPPTFSLDDLNAARAAAHAEGMAAGRAEQAADNDARLAEAEERLGAALSALRDQLAASEARLRADAASLGHAVARRLCEALTARLPLAEMDAMVADCLTDLKDEPRVVIHVADSLLDEARARFLAQAEARAFPGQVVVLGDAQLAPGDVNIEWTNGGILRDGAALAEAVASAVDRYVTAQQR, encoded by the coding sequence ATGAACCGGGACCCGGTGAAATTCACCTTCGACACGGATTTCAATCCCAATCCGGCGCGGCCGAAGAAGACCGCGGCCCCGCCGCCGCCGACCTTCAGCCTGGACGACCTGAACGCCGCCCGCGCCGCCGCCCATGCCGAGGGGATGGCCGCCGGCCGCGCCGAACAGGCGGCCGACAACGACGCCCGCCTGGCCGAGGCGGAGGAGCGGCTGGGGGCGGCGCTTTCGGCCCTGCGCGACCAGCTGGCCGCATCGGAAGCGCGGCTGCGCGCCGATGCCGCCAGCCTTGGCCATGCCGTCGCCCGGCGCCTGTGCGAGGCCCTGACCGCGCGCCTGCCGCTGGCCGAGATGGACGCCATGGTCGCCGACTGCCTGACCGACCTCAAGGACGAGCCGCGCGTGGTGATCCATGTCGCCGACAGCCTGCTGGACGAGGCCCGCGCCCGTTTCCTGGCCCAGGCGGAGGCCCGGGCCTTCCCCGGCCAGGTGGTGGTGCTGGGCGATGCGCAGCTCGCCCCCGGCGACGTCAACATCGAATGGACCAACGGCGGCATCCTGCGGGATGGCGCCGCCCTGGCCGAGGCGGTCGCCTCGGCCGTCGACCGCTATGTCACCGCCCAACAGCGCTGA
- a CDS encoding sigma-54-dependent transcriptional regulator: MRLMIVGSLSGEFGAASKIAMQRGAKVAHADSVEGALNALRAGRGADLLMVDVRLDIASLIQALAAEHIHVPVVACGIGSDTRAAVQAIRAGAKEYVPLPPEPELIAAVLEAVAEESHNLLYRDPAMAEVVRLAEQVAPSEASILITGESGTGKEVMARFVHRKSRRANAPFVSVNCAAIPENLLESELFGHEKGAFTGAVARRIGKFEEANGGTLLLDEISEMDVRLQAKLLRAIQEREIDRVGGTKPVKVDIRVIATSNRDLAEEVKKGSFREDLLFRLNVVNLKLPPLRRRPADVLLLADHFARKYAELNATGPKVISDDARKVLVGYSWRGNVRELENTMHRAVLLSPGTTIEPAAVVLPDGSRPADMAPVAAGPVASLAAAAGAGAGPRGLVGRTVADVERDLILDTLDHCLGNRTHAANILGISIRTLRNKLKQYTDEGVTVPLPGEARQGV; this comes from the coding sequence ATGCGGTTGATGATTGTCGGTTCCCTGTCCGGTGAATTCGGCGCCGCCTCGAAGATCGCGATGCAGCGGGGCGCCAAGGTGGCGCATGCGGATTCGGTCGAAGGGGCCCTGAACGCGCTGCGTGCCGGGCGCGGCGCCGATCTCCTGATGGTCGACGTCCGCCTCGATATCGCCAGCCTGATCCAGGCCCTGGCCGCCGAGCACATCCATGTCCCCGTCGTCGCCTGCGGCATCGGCTCCGACACCCGCGCCGCGGTCCAGGCCATCCGCGCCGGGGCCAAGGAATATGTCCCCCTGCCGCCGGAACCGGAATTGATCGCCGCCGTGCTCGAAGCCGTGGCCGAGGAAAGCCACAATCTCCTCTACCGCGACCCCGCCATGGCGGAAGTGGTGCGCCTGGCCGAACAGGTGGCGCCCAGCGAAGCCTCGATCCTGATCACCGGCGAAAGCGGCACCGGCAAGGAAGTGATGGCCCGCTTCGTCCACCGCAAGAGCCGGCGGGCCAATGCACCCTTCGTCTCGGTGAATTGCGCGGCGATCCCGGAAAACCTGCTGGAAAGCGAATTGTTCGGCCATGAGAAGGGCGCCTTCACCGGCGCCGTGGCCCGGCGCATCGGCAAGTTCGAGGAAGCGAACGGCGGCACCCTGCTGCTCGACGAAATCTCGGAAATGGACGTGCGGCTCCAGGCGAAGCTGCTGCGCGCGATCCAGGAGCGCGAGATCGACCGGGTGGGCGGCACCAAGCCGGTGAAGGTGGACATCAGGGTCATCGCCACCTCGAACCGCGACCTCGCGGAAGAGGTTAAGAAGGGCAGCTTCCGCGAAGACCTGCTGTTCCGCCTGAACGTCGTCAACCTGAAGCTGCCGCCCTTGCGCCGGCGCCCGGCCGACGTCCTGCTGCTGGCCGACCATTTCGCCCGCAAATATGCGGAACTGAACGCGACCGGCCCCAAGGTGATCTCGGACGATGCCCGCAAGGTCCTGGTCGGTTACAGCTGGCGGGGCAATGTGCGCGAGCTGGAGAACACCATGCACCGCGCCGTGCTGCTGTCGCCCGGCACCACCATCGAGCCCGCGGCCGTGGTCCTGCCCGACGGCTCGCGCCCGGCCGACATGGCGCCGGTCGCCGCCGGTCCCGTCGCCTCGCTGGCCGCCGCGGCCGGGGCCGGGGCCGGTCCCCGCGGCCTGGTCGGGCGCACGGTCGCCGACGTCGAGCGCGACCTGATCCTGGACACCCTGGACCATTGCCTGGGCAACCGCACCCATGCCGCCAATATCCTCGGCATCTCGATCCGCACCCTGCGCAACAAGCTGAAGCAATATACCGACGAGGGCGTGACCGTGCCCCTGCCGGGCGAAGCGCGCCAGGGCGTCTGA